The following proteins come from a genomic window of Novosphingobium aromaticivorans DSM 12444:
- a CDS encoding 2-oxoacid:acceptor oxidoreductase subunit alpha, whose amino-acid sequence MATLVDGPDALTGGKDNPTPEAVVVRFAGDSGDGMQLTGGQFTLSTALAGNDLATFPDFPAEIRAPQGTLFGVSAFQINFGSTDIDTAGDQPDVLVAMNPAALKTNVGALKAGGLIIADTGEFNKRNLEKAKYEVNPLEDGSLANWQLLAFDISAMTLEAVKPFGLGNKEALRCKNMWTLGLALWMFDRDRQPLIDWLNAKFKKSPVLAEANIAALNAGHAYGETAELAGPLKQYHIAPVESEPGLYRTVTGAEAVSLGLVAGAQLAELPMFFGGYPITPASAILHNLARLKEFGVTTFQAEDEIAAIASAIGASYAGQLGVTSSSGPGIALKGEAMGLAIMTELPLVIVNSQRGGPSTGLPTKTEQSDLYQAVYGRNGDAPMPVIAARSPADAFDCAIEACRLAVQYMTPVMLLTDGYIGNAAEPWKVPDPASYTPFPARFLTERNGPNGELLPFARDEKGARPWIKPGTPGLMHRIGGIEKNPGTGNIDYSPASHQLMTDARKAKVDGIAAGIPEQDVTLGEASGKLAVVGWGSTYGPIHQAVRRARRKGMDVSHIHVRHVWPLPTNLGELLASYDKVLVPEMNTGQFKTVLRDQYLIDAKPLNKTSGQPFTIAEIEAAIEAALA is encoded by the coding sequence ATGGCTACACTAGTTGATGGACCGGACGCGCTGACGGGCGGCAAGGACAACCCGACGCCTGAGGCAGTGGTTGTGCGCTTCGCCGGTGACTCGGGCGATGGCATGCAGCTGACCGGCGGTCAGTTCACACTTTCCACCGCGCTGGCCGGAAACGACCTCGCGACCTTCCCGGACTTTCCGGCGGAGATCCGCGCGCCGCAGGGGACGCTGTTCGGCGTTTCCGCATTCCAGATCAACTTCGGCTCGACCGACATCGACACCGCGGGCGACCAGCCCGACGTGCTGGTGGCGATGAACCCCGCCGCGCTCAAGACAAACGTCGGCGCGCTCAAGGCCGGTGGCCTGATCATCGCCGACACCGGCGAGTTCAACAAGCGCAACCTCGAGAAGGCCAAGTACGAGGTCAACCCGCTCGAGGACGGCAGCCTGGCCAACTGGCAACTGCTGGCGTTCGACATCTCGGCGATGACGCTCGAGGCGGTGAAGCCGTTCGGCCTTGGCAACAAGGAAGCGCTGCGCTGCAAGAACATGTGGACGCTCGGCCTTGCGCTGTGGATGTTCGACCGTGACCGCCAGCCGCTGATCGACTGGCTGAACGCCAAGTTCAAGAAGAGCCCGGTGCTGGCGGAAGCCAACATCGCCGCGCTCAACGCCGGCCACGCCTATGGCGAGACGGCGGAACTGGCCGGGCCGCTCAAGCAGTACCACATCGCACCGGTCGAAAGCGAACCGGGCCTCTACCGCACCGTCACCGGCGCGGAAGCGGTCAGCCTCGGTCTTGTTGCCGGTGCGCAGCTTGCCGAACTGCCGATGTTCTTCGGCGGCTATCCGATCACCCCGGCTTCCGCGATCCTGCACAACCTCGCGCGGCTCAAGGAATTCGGCGTCACCACCTTCCAGGCGGAAGACGAGATCGCCGCGATCGCTTCGGCCATCGGCGCGAGCTACGCCGGTCAGCTTGGCGTGACGTCATCGTCGGGGCCGGGCATCGCGCTCAAGGGCGAGGCGATGGGCCTTGCCATCATGACCGAACTGCCGCTGGTCATCGTCAACTCGCAGCGCGGCGGTCCCTCGACGGGCCTGCCGACCAAGACCGAGCAGTCCGACCTCTACCAGGCGGTCTACGGCCGCAACGGCGACGCGCCGATGCCCGTGATCGCGGCGCGTTCGCCGGCCGATGCCTTCGACTGCGCCATCGAGGCCTGCCGCCTTGCCGTGCAGTACATGACCCCGGTCATGCTGCTGACCGACGGCTACATCGGCAACGCCGCCGAGCCGTGGAAGGTGCCGGATCCCGCCAGCTACACGCCGTTCCCCGCACGGTTCCTGACCGAGCGCAATGGCCCCAACGGCGAGCTTCTGCCCTTCGCCCGCGACGAAAAGGGCGCCCGTCCGTGGATCAAGCCGGGCACGCCTGGCCTGATGCACCGCATTGGCGGCATCGAGAAGAACCCGGGCACCGGCAACATCGACTACAGCCCTGCCAGCCACCAGCTCATGACCGATGCCCGCAAGGCCAAGGTCGACGGGATTGCCGCCGGCATTCCGGAGCAGGACGTCACGCTGGGCGAGGCTTCGGGCAAGCTCGCGGTCGTTGGCTGGGGCAGCACCTATGGCCCGATCCATCAGGCCGTCCGCCGCGCCCGTCGCAAGGGTATGGACGTGTCGCACATTCACGTGCGCCATGTCTGGCCGCTGCCGACCAACCTTGGCGAACTGCT